The Brasilonema sennae CENA114 genome includes a region encoding these proteins:
- the ald gene encoding alanine dehydrogenase, whose product MEIGIPKETKDLEFRVGLSPSSVRVLQENGHRVFVETQAGIGAGFTDDDYISAGAKIVTTTDEAWKCELVVKVKEPLSAEYKFLQKGQILFTYLHLAADRKLTEHLIDCGVTAIAYETVEQPGNNKLPLLSPMSIIAGRLSVQFGARFLERQQGGRGVLLGGVPGVKPGKVVILGGGVVGTEAAKIAVGMGAAVQILDVNVERLAYLETLFGSRVELLYSNSAHIEAALKDADLLIGAVLIPGRKAPILVSRNLVKQMHPGSVIVDVAVDQGGCVETVHPTSHTHPVYLEEGVVHYGVPNMPGAVPWTSTQALNNSTLPYVLQLANSGIKALTNNQALAKGVNVQDHRLVHPALQEVFSDLVV is encoded by the coding sequence ATGGAAATTGGTATTCCTAAAGAAACAAAAGACCTAGAGTTTCGAGTTGGCTTAAGTCCTTCTAGTGTGCGAGTCTTACAAGAAAATGGTCATAGAGTTTTCGTAGAGACTCAAGCCGGTATCGGGGCGGGATTTACAGATGATGACTACATTAGCGCTGGCGCGAAAATAGTCACCACCACTGACGAAGCTTGGAAGTGCGAACTTGTTGTCAAAGTAAAAGAGCCATTGTCTGCAGAGTATAAGTTTTTGCAGAAGGGGCAAATTTTGTTTACATATCTGCATTTAGCAGCTGACCGAAAGTTAACCGAACATCTGATTGATTGCGGTGTAACGGCGATCGCCTATGAAACTGTAGAACAACCAGGGAACAACAAATTACCTTTGCTGAGTCCCATGAGTATTATTGCAGGTCGGTTATCCGTACAATTTGGGGCAAGATTTCTAGAGCGTCAGCAAGGTGGTAGAGGAGTTTTGCTAGGCGGTGTACCTGGAGTTAAACCAGGCAAAGTCGTGATTCTAGGTGGCGGTGTTGTTGGTACAGAAGCGGCGAAAATTGCTGTGGGTATGGGCGCTGCTGTCCAAATTCTCGATGTTAATGTTGAGCGCCTCGCGTATCTGGAAACCTTGTTTGGTTCCAGAGTCGAACTGCTTTACAGCAACTCCGCCCATATTGAAGCTGCGCTCAAAGATGCCGACTTGCTCATCGGTGCTGTTTTAATACCAGGACGTAAAGCACCCATCCTTGTGTCCCGCAACTTAGTAAAACAAATGCATCCTGGTTCTGTGATAGTCGATGTTGCTGTTGATCAAGGCGGTTGCGTGGAAACTGTACACCCCACATCCCATACTCATCCTGTTTATCTCGAAGAGGGTGTGGTGCATTATGGTGTTCCTAACATGCCGGGGGCAGTACCTTGGACTTCAACCCAAGCATTAAATAACAGCACTTTACCCTATGTTTTGCAGTTAGCAAATTCAGGGATAAAAGCACTGACAAACAACCAAGCATTAGCCAAAGGTGTGAACGTACAAGACCATCGCTTAGTTCACCCTGCACTACAAGAGGTATTTTCTGACTTAGTCGTGTAG
- a CDS encoding response regulator: MPFEPKVNVLLVDDHPENLLALEAILGSQRQNVVRATSGAQALRCLLNQDFAVILLDVQMPDMDGFETAALIRQRERSRHTPIIFLTAFSTSDNMVFKGYSVGAVDYLFKPIHAEILKSKVAAFVDLFQKTVEVKRQAAQLAQMNTELRKREEMFRSLSACSPVGIFLTDTLGKCTYINPRYQAIYGMTLEESLGEGWTQTIHPEDRGRVIADWYNISERRQEYTAEFRILTSTGIQRWVHMSSSAMLSDQSEVIGYIGTIEDITERKQAQEEHINFIREQAARQEAETANRLKDEFLATLSHELRTPLTSILGWSKLLRQRKMDEKAITRALETIERNATLQAQLIDDILDVSRIMRGKLKLNLCQLNLTSVIATVVDSVRLEADKKNIQLEYIIEHTNTQNEATRNTIGDRENFPSLSSSPEGTANSSTSFVVCGDPNRLQQIAWNLLSNALKFTPKDGRVEVRLLLSAESSSETLQPQQHHSSAAKSSLALIRVSDTGSGISPDFLPYVFERFRQADGSITRHQGGLGLGLAIVRSLVEMHRGSVHAESPGLGQGATFTVKLPLMGTGKTTEQEEEKEDQEGTTKLITNYTTKSENTSCSAG, from the coding sequence ATGCCATTTGAACCGAAAGTTAACGTTTTGTTGGTAGATGACCATCCAGAAAATTTATTAGCCTTAGAGGCGATTTTAGGTAGTCAGCGTCAAAATGTGGTGAGGGCTACATCCGGCGCACAAGCACTGCGATGTTTGCTTAATCAGGACTTCGCGGTGATTCTGCTGGATGTGCAAATGCCTGACATGGATGGGTTCGAGACAGCTGCCCTAATTCGACAGCGAGAGCGATCGCGCCATACACCAATTATTTTTTTGACTGCATTTAGCACGAGTGATAACATGGTGTTTAAAGGATATTCTGTTGGTGCTGTAGACTACCTGTTCAAACCCATTCATGCAGAAATTTTAAAATCCAAGGTAGCCGCATTTGTTGATCTGTTTCAAAAAACTGTCGAAGTCAAGCGACAAGCGGCACAATTGGCACAGATGAATACCGAACTGAGAAAGCGCGAAGAGATGTTTCGCTCTTTGAGTGCTTGCTCGCCTGTAGGCATTTTTCTCACAGATACATTAGGTAAATGCACTTATATTAATCCACGATATCAAGCTATCTATGGGATGACACTGGAGGAGAGTTTAGGCGAGGGTTGGACACAAACAATTCATCCTGAAGATAGAGGGCGAGTGATTGCTGATTGGTATAATATATCAGAGCGACGACAGGAATACACAGCAGAATTTCGCATACTCACCTCGACAGGAATTCAGCGTTGGGTTCATATGTCCTCGTCGGCGATGCTTTCGGATCAAAGCGAAGTTATTGGATATATCGGCACGATAGAAGATATTACAGAGCGCAAACAAGCACAAGAAGAACACATTAACTTCATCCGCGAACAAGCAGCCCGACAAGAAGCTGAAACAGCAAACCGCCTTAAAGATGAGTTTTTAGCGACTCTTTCCCATGAACTTCGTACACCTTTAACTTCAATATTAGGTTGGTCTAAACTGCTGCGTCAGCGAAAGATGGATGAAAAAGCCATTACACGCGCTCTAGAAACGATTGAACGCAACGCTACTTTGCAGGCACAACTTATAGACGATATTCTAGATGTCTCACGGATTATGCGTGGCAAACTAAAGCTCAATCTCTGTCAACTTAATTTAACATCTGTGATTGCAACTGTTGTAGATAGCGTACGCTTAGAAGCTGATAAAAAAAATATTCAACTTGAGTATATTATTGAACACACTAACACACAGAACGAGGCAACAAGAAACACTATAGGAGATAGGGAAAATTTTCCCTCACTCTCTTCATCCCCAGAGGGGACTGCAAACTCCTCCACCTCTTTTGTCGTTTGTGGTGATCCAAACCGCTTACAGCAAATAGCTTGGAATTTACTGAGTAATGCCCTCAAGTTCACACCGAAAGACGGAAGAGTAGAGGTACGATTGTTACTCAGTGCTGAATCTTCCTCAGAAACACTTCAACCTCAGCAACACCACTCATCTGCGGCTAAAAGCTCCTTAGCACTTATTCGGGTGAGCGATACAGGTAGTGGTATCAGCCCAGATTTTCTTCCCTATGTTTTTGAGCGCTTTCGTCAAGCTGATGGTAGCATCACCAGACACCAAGGTGGATTGGGACTAGGACTAGCAATTGTACGTTCTCTGGTGGAAATGCATCGGGGAAGCGTTCATGCCGAAAGTCCAGGACTAGGACAAGGAGCCACTTTTACTGTGAAGCTACCGCTCATGGGTACTGGGAAAACGACAGAACAAGAGGAAGAAAAAGAAGACCAAGAGGGGACTACTAAACTCATAACCAACTACACGACTAAGTCAGAAAATACCTCTTGTAGTGCAGGGTGA